The Halomonas sp. THAF5a genome segment ACGCTGAACTCGACGGTGGTGTCGTTGGCCGCCGGGTGGATGGCGATCAGCTCGTCGGTGTACTCGAAGAGCACCTTGGTGATCTGGTAGGCCAGCTCCTCGTCCATCTCGCTGCTCACGGCCAGCACGTTGGGAATGCCGATGCTCTGCACCGCCTCGTCCATGCCCTCGTAGAGGCCGGCCTTGAGGGTGTAGGCGGCGAAGACGGGTTCGGCCTCCTTGGCGTTGGCGATCTCCTCGTCGGAGAGCCCCACCAGGCGGATGTCACGGGTGGTGGCCAGGTTCATGATCGAGCTGGTGGGCGGGCCCACGCTCCAGAAGCCGGCGTCGATGTCGCCGTCGCGGATGGCGTCGGCGGTCTCGTTGAAGTTCAGGCGACGCGCGTCGATGTCGTCGTAGGTGATGCCGTTGGCCTCGAGCAGCGCCTGGGCGTTGACCTCGGTGCCGCTGCCCGGCGCGCCCACGGAGACCGTCTTCCCCGCGAGGTCGGAGAGCGAGTCGATGCCGGAATCGGCCAGGGTCACGATCTGCACGGCGTTGGGGTAGATCGAGGCCAGCGCGCGGATGTTCTCGAGCTGGCGCCCCTCGAAGTCGCCGGTGCCGTTGTAGGCCTGGTAGACGGTATCGGCCAGCGCCAGGGCCAGGTCGGAGTCGCCGCGCCACACCAGCCCCATGTTCTCCACCGAGGCGCCGGTGACCTCGGCGACGGCATCGGCGCCCTCGATATGGTTGCCGATCAGCTCGGCGAGACCGCCGCCGTAGGGGTAGTAGGTGCCGCCGGTGCCGCCGGTGGCGATGGAGAGCTGCTGGGCGGCGGCCAGCGGGGCCGTGGCCAGCAGCGTGACGGTGGCGGCGTACTTCAGGAGTCGCATGGCATTCCTCCGATCCTGGAACCAGGTTGTCGTGAACGATTGTTATTGATGGTTCGGCGTCGGGTCGCGACGCCTCAGACAACGCTAGCAGGGGCCAGCGCAAGTCACCATGCCA includes the following:
- a CDS encoding TAXI family TRAP transporter solute-binding subunit — encoded protein: MRLLKYAATVTLLATAPLAAAQQLSIATGGTGGTYYPYGGGLAELIGNHIEGADAVAEVTGASVENMGLVWRGDSDLALALADTVYQAYNGTGDFEGRQLENIRALASIYPNAVQIVTLADSGIDSLSDLAGKTVSVGAPGSGTEVNAQALLEANGITYDDIDARRLNFNETADAIRDGDIDAGFWSVGPPTSSIMNLATTRDIRLVGLSDEEIANAKEAEPVFAAYTLKAGLYEGMDEAVQSIGIPNVLAVSSEMDEELAYQITKVLFEYTDELIAIHPAANDTTVEFSVASTPIGFHPGALRYYEEVGAEIGDHQRP